A window from Mya arenaria isolate MELC-2E11 chromosome 9, ASM2691426v1 encodes these proteins:
- the LOC128245748 gene encoding basic leucine zipper transcriptional factor ATF-like 3, protein MEEQQTQVVSSVVPTVVSGLFDNSESDENTDYSTSDNVGHSSTINAIDIRSDESSLTPEEEERVVKRRVQNRMAARRFRDKQKDRAHTLQKECHRQESIQTMLRYELAQVRKERDEFRQALDQHMAVCPLQFPARFYASSSNS, encoded by the exons ATGGAAGAACAGCAAACGCAGGTTGTTTCGTCAGTGGTACCCACCGTTGTTAGTGGATTATTTGATAATTCGGAGTCAGATGAAAATACTGATTATTCAACGTCAGATAATGTTGGACATAGCAGCACAATAAACGCAATTGACATCAGATCTGACGAAAGTTCT CTTACACCGGAAGAGGAAGAGCGTGTGGTAAAACGGCGCGTGCAGAATAGAATGGCCGCACGCCGCTTCAGGGACAAACAGAAAGACAGAGCCCACACTTTGCAGAAG GAGTGTCATCGGCAAGAAAGCATTCAGACGATGTTGAGGTACGAACTGGCGCAGGTTCGAAAGGAAAGAGACGAATTCCGCCAGGCGCTTGATCAACACATGGCCGTCTGCCCGCTACAGTTTCCCGCGCGTTTCTATGCTTCATCTTCGAACTCTTGA
- the LOC128245624 gene encoding activating transcription factor 3-like isoform X1 — protein sequence MSTMQYKRQNSKINVYVTMEDNKHAQVVPSVVPTVVSCLFDNNDGFIDYSTSDNVGHCSTINASDIRSDASSVKSVGKYSHLDSIGAYGYTNTSFSSDIIVSDSDSDDVNDVSRRQLLENGLTPFIKEELKYSIQTKRLKEGKQELKVEFSPPPEDVLTPEEEERVEKRRVQNRMAARRFRDKQKDRAHTLQKECHRLQSIQTELRYELAQVRKERDELRQTLDQHMAVCPLQFPAHFHASTSNS from the exons at gtCAACCATGCAATATAAACGGCAGAATTCAAAAATAAACGTTTACGTTACTATGGAGGACAATAAACACGCGCAAGTTGTTCCGTCAGTGGTACCAACCGTTGTTAGCTGCTTATTTGACAATAATGATGGATTTATTGACTATTCAACGTCAGATAATGTTGGACATTGTAGCACAATAAACGCAAGTGACATTAGATCTGATGCAAGTTCTGTGAAAAGTGTCGGGAAATACTCACATTTAGATTCTATTGGCGCATATGgatatacaaatacaagtttttCCTCTGACATCATTGTGTCAGATTCCGACAGTGATGACGTAAATGACGTCTCGCGACGCCAGCTTCTAGAAAACGGGTTGACGCCGTTTATAAAAGAGGAACTGAAATATTCCATTCAGACAAAACGGTTAAAAGAGGGAAAGCAGGAATTGAAAGTGGAATTTAGCCCTCCACCGGAAGATGTG CTTACACCGGAAGAGGAAGAGCGTGTAGAAAAACGGCGCGTGCAGAATAGAATGGCCGCGCGCCGCTTCCGGGACAAACAAAAAGACAGAGCCCACACTTTGCAGAag GAGTGTCATCGCCTACAAAGCATTCAGACGGAGTTAAGGTACGAACTGGCGCAGGTACGAAAGGAAAGGGACGAACTCCGCCAGACGCTTGATCAACACATGGCCGTCTGCCCGCTACAGTTTCCCGCGCATTTCCATGCGTCAACTTCGAATTCTTGA
- the LOC128245624 gene encoding activating transcription factor 3-like isoform X2, with translation MQYKRQNSKINVYVTMEDNKHAQVVPSVVPTVVSCLFDNNDGFIDYSTSDNVGHCSTINASDIRSDASSVKSVGKYSHLDSIGAYGYTNTSFSSDIIVSDSDSDDVNDVSRRQLLENGLTPFIKEELKYSIQTKRLKEGKQELKVEFSPPPEDVLTPEEEERVEKRRVQNRMAARRFRDKQKDRAHTLQKECHRLQSIQTELRYELAQVRKERDELRQTLDQHMAVCPLQFPAHFHASTSNS, from the exons ATGCAATATAAACGGCAGAATTCAAAAATAAACGTTTACGTTACTATGGAGGACAATAAACACGCGCAAGTTGTTCCGTCAGTGGTACCAACCGTTGTTAGCTGCTTATTTGACAATAATGATGGATTTATTGACTATTCAACGTCAGATAATGTTGGACATTGTAGCACAATAAACGCAAGTGACATTAGATCTGATGCAAGTTCTGTGAAAAGTGTCGGGAAATACTCACATTTAGATTCTATTGGCGCATATGgatatacaaatacaagtttttCCTCTGACATCATTGTGTCAGATTCCGACAGTGATGACGTAAATGACGTCTCGCGACGCCAGCTTCTAGAAAACGGGTTGACGCCGTTTATAAAAGAGGAACTGAAATATTCCATTCAGACAAAACGGTTAAAAGAGGGAAAGCAGGAATTGAAAGTGGAATTTAGCCCTCCACCGGAAGATGTG CTTACACCGGAAGAGGAAGAGCGTGTAGAAAAACGGCGCGTGCAGAATAGAATGGCCGCGCGCCGCTTCCGGGACAAACAAAAAGACAGAGCCCACACTTTGCAGAag GAGTGTCATCGCCTACAAAGCATTCAGACGGAGTTAAGGTACGAACTGGCGCAGGTACGAAAGGAAAGGGACGAACTCCGCCAGACGCTTGATCAACACATGGCCGTCTGCCCGCTACAGTTTCCCGCGCATTTCCATGCGTCAACTTCGAATTCTTGA